In Archangium violaceum, the following are encoded in one genomic region:
- the coaD gene encoding pantetheine-phosphate adenylyltransferase, translated as MSIAVYAGSFDPVTAGHLSVIRQAARLFGHVVVVVAINPDKRTLFSVSERVELLREVVALHPNVTVASTEGLIVEYARAIGASVLLRGVRGATDAQFETTLAQANRALAPDLSTLFLPAESHLAEVSSSRLKERLARGEDVSDFCPPAVAAKLRQRLSSPTWSP; from the coding sequence ATGTCCATCGCCGTCTATGCCGGCAGCTTCGACCCGGTGACCGCCGGCCACCTCTCCGTCATCCGCCAGGCCGCGCGCCTCTTCGGCCATGTCGTCGTGGTGGTGGCCATCAACCCCGACAAGCGCACGCTCTTCTCCGTGTCCGAGCGCGTGGAGTTGCTGCGCGAGGTGGTGGCGCTCCACCCCAACGTCACCGTGGCCAGCACGGAGGGGCTCATCGTGGAGTACGCGCGGGCCATCGGCGCGAGCGTGCTGCTGCGCGGGGTGCGAGGCGCCACGGATGCCCAGTTCGAGACGACGCTGGCACAGGCCAACCGGGCCCTCGCCCCGGACCTGTCCACCCTCTTCCTCCCCGCCGAGTCCCACCTCGCCGAGGTGAGCAGCAGCCGCCTCAAGGAGCGGCTGGCGCGCGGCGAGGACGTTTCGGACTTCTGCCCGCCCGCCGTCGCGGCGAAGCTGAGGCAGCGATTGAGTTCCCCAACCTGGAGTCCGTGA
- a CDS encoding NAD(+)/NADH kinase — MQTLLLVAKKDKPEAAELAARIRERYPSLDVLGDRLLAHALGWPRLEDRELAARADLVVVLGGDGTLIHAARLLAGRSTPIPIMGVNLGSLGFMTEIPVEELFPTLDEVLAGRFKVDSRMKLSCRLVREGRVVVEDEILNDVVINKGALARIADHEVSIEGVPIATYKADGVILSTPTGSTAYALSAGGPIVHPSVDCTVLAPICSHALTHRPIIVPADRTIRIALRTETADTFLTLDGQTGHSLQCEDIIEVVRSPNRVNLVRNTRVGYFTILRQKLHWGER, encoded by the coding sequence GTGCAGACCCTGTTGCTCGTTGCGAAGAAGGACAAGCCCGAGGCGGCGGAGCTCGCCGCGCGGATCCGGGAACGCTACCCCTCACTGGACGTGCTGGGGGACCGGCTCCTGGCCCACGCACTTGGCTGGCCCCGGCTGGAGGATCGCGAGCTGGCGGCCCGGGCGGACCTGGTCGTGGTGCTGGGGGGTGATGGAACCCTCATCCACGCGGCGCGGCTGCTCGCGGGGCGCTCCACGCCCATCCCCATCATGGGGGTCAACCTGGGCAGCCTGGGCTTCATGACCGAAATCCCCGTGGAGGAGCTGTTCCCCACGCTGGACGAGGTGCTCGCCGGCCGTTTCAAGGTGGACTCCCGGATGAAGCTCTCGTGCCGGCTGGTGCGCGAGGGCCGGGTGGTGGTGGAGGACGAGATCCTCAACGACGTGGTCATCAACAAGGGCGCGCTGGCGCGCATCGCGGACCACGAGGTGTCCATCGAGGGGGTGCCCATCGCCACGTACAAGGCGGACGGGGTCATCCTGTCCACGCCCACCGGCTCCACCGCGTACGCGCTGTCGGCGGGCGGCCCCATCGTGCACCCCTCGGTGGACTGCACGGTGCTGGCGCCCATCTGCTCGCATGCGCTCACGCACCGGCCCATCATCGTGCCGGCGGACCGCACCATCCGCATCGCGCTGCGCACCGAGACGGCGGACACCTTCCTCACCCTGGACGGGCAGACGGGCCACAGCCTGCAGTGCGAGGACATCATCGAGGTGGTGCGCTCGCCCAACCGGGTGAACCTGGTGCGCAATACGCGGGTGGGCTACTTCACCATCCTCCGGCAGAAGCTCCACTGGGGCGAGCGGTAG
- a CDS encoding WD40/YVTN/BNR-like repeat-containing protein: MTRNLAFAVLLPVTLAALGLLPACGSGGDPTPGPDTGSRDAGTNEPPDAGPYVEACPVAGVGSDVDAGTAPDAGTTADAGSTADAGCFPLTCARVEANCGPVPNGCGGTLDCGTCSAPETCGGRSKANTCAIPAADRWCNEDGWCWEYPVPHGYTLSGAHFSAANDGWAVGEAGHIQRWNGTKWARVSSGTSTHLYDVHAVSATDVWTVGSGGIALHSSGGAFSPVASGTNQDLRSLWASGPNDVWAVGNNGTVRRNQGSGFQPVDASTTQTLNGVWGSGPGDVWAVGNGGTVRHHDGTAFSSIDAGTALPLYEVTGSSPSDVWAVTSEDPCLFCNDYGIVYRVSTAGLSEALHIDDQLFHVFAAGPSAVLTVGESSRYRWNGAGWQKTSSGYNGVVAGSGPNDAWLLGAKGLTERWNGTQWTVQTPRRDWGDISEVHGSGATNVWAVESNSGNGRLLHWTGGGWVEQHLFSGAFPSISGLYVASPTAVWVTSSGSSSSEHRIYRWNGTAFTQELSAHSKSLLALHGSSQTDVWAVGAGGIALHNDGSGWGCQPTGTGATLHDVWVQGPSLAIAVGASGTVLRWNGTSWSTMLSGTRAELRSVWGSGPSDIWAAGANGTLLHYNGAVWLSVSSGTTATLSSLWGVSSSAVWAVGEDSTLLRYDGSRWTAESTGTRRSLQGVWAASPSDVWVVGESAILHKP; the protein is encoded by the coding sequence ATGACACGCAACCTTGCCTTCGCGGTGCTGCTGCCTGTCACCCTGGCCGCGCTCGGCCTGCTCCCGGCCTGCGGAAGCGGGGGTGACCCGACACCCGGCCCGGATACGGGCTCGCGCGACGCGGGCACGAACGAGCCACCGGACGCGGGCCCCTATGTGGAAGCCTGCCCCGTCGCGGGTGTGGGCTCCGACGTGGACGCGGGCACCGCGCCGGACGCGGGCACCACGGCCGATGCGGGCAGCACGGCCGATGCGGGCTGCTTCCCCCTGACGTGCGCGCGAGTCGAGGCCAACTGCGGCCCGGTGCCCAACGGGTGCGGAGGGACACTCGACTGCGGGACGTGCTCGGCCCCGGAGACCTGCGGCGGCCGCAGCAAGGCCAACACCTGCGCCATCCCAGCCGCCGACCGCTGGTGCAACGAGGACGGCTGGTGCTGGGAGTACCCCGTCCCCCATGGCTACACCCTGTCCGGGGCCCATTTCAGCGCCGCCAATGACGGCTGGGCCGTGGGCGAGGCGGGCCACATCCAGCGCTGGAACGGAACGAAGTGGGCACGCGTGTCGAGTGGGACGAGCACCCACCTCTACGACGTGCACGCCGTGTCCGCCACGGACGTATGGACGGTGGGCAGTGGAGGCATCGCGCTGCACTCCTCGGGTGGAGCCTTCTCTCCGGTCGCCTCGGGCACGAACCAGGACCTCCGCTCCCTCTGGGCCTCGGGTCCGAACGATGTCTGGGCGGTGGGCAACAACGGCACCGTGCGGCGCAACCAGGGCAGCGGCTTCCAGCCCGTGGACGCGAGCACCACCCAGACGCTCAACGGCGTGTGGGGCAGTGGCCCGGGCGATGTCTGGGCGGTGGGCAACGGCGGCACCGTGCGCCACCACGACGGCACCGCCTTCTCCTCCATCGACGCGGGCACCGCCCTGCCCCTCTACGAGGTGACGGGCTCCAGCCCCAGCGACGTCTGGGCCGTCACCTCCGAGGACCCCTGCCTCTTCTGCAACGACTACGGCATCGTCTACCGCGTCAGCACCGCCGGCCTCTCCGAGGCCTTGCACATCGATGACCAGCTCTTCCACGTGTTCGCCGCTGGCCCCTCGGCGGTGCTCACGGTGGGCGAGAGCTCGCGCTACCGCTGGAACGGCGCGGGCTGGCAGAAGACGAGCTCCGGCTACAACGGAGTCGTCGCGGGCAGCGGCCCCAACGACGCATGGCTCCTGGGCGCCAAGGGTCTCACCGAGCGGTGGAACGGAACGCAGTGGACGGTCCAGACTCCGCGCCGCGACTGGGGAGACATCTCCGAGGTGCATGGCAGCGGCGCCACCAACGTGTGGGCGGTGGAGTCCAACAGCGGCAACGGCCGGTTGCTGCACTGGACCGGCGGCGGCTGGGTCGAGCAGCACCTCTTCAGCGGCGCCTTCCCTTCCATCAGCGGCCTCTACGTGGCCTCGCCCACCGCCGTCTGGGTGACCTCCTCTGGCTCCAGCAGTAGCGAGCACCGCATCTACCGGTGGAACGGAACGGCCTTCACGCAGGAGCTGTCCGCGCACTCCAAGAGCCTGCTGGCGCTCCACGGCAGCTCGCAGACGGACGTCTGGGCCGTGGGAGCGGGCGGCATCGCCCTGCACAACGATGGCTCCGGCTGGGGCTGCCAGCCCACCGGAACGGGCGCGACACTTCATGACGTCTGGGTCCAGGGCCCCTCGCTGGCCATCGCGGTGGGAGCGTCGGGCACCGTCCTGCGCTGGAATGGCACCTCCTGGTCCACGATGCTCTCTGGCACCCGCGCGGAGCTGAGGAGCGTCTGGGGCAGCGGGCCATCGGACATCTGGGCCGCGGGCGCCAATGGCACCCTGCTGCACTACAACGGCGCCGTCTGGCTCTCGGTGTCCAGTGGCACCACGGCCACCTTGAGCTCGCTGTGGGGAGTCTCCTCGTCGGCGGTGTGGGCCGTGGGAGAAGACAGCACGCTGCTGCGCTACGACGGGTCGCGGTGGACCGCCGAGAGCACCGGCACCCGGCGTTCCCTGCAAGGCGTGTGGGCCGCCTCCCCGTCCGATGTCTGGGTCGTGGGCGAGTCGGCCATCCTGCACAAGCCCTGA
- a CDS encoding bifunctional metallophosphatase/5'-nucleotidase, whose protein sequence is MSFQSLLHPRSLASSLAALLLAGCASLPRSGSAPTAKAASESEQDDEPTVTLTLLHVNDVYQFTPVDFGGRGGLARLSTLRKQVLAESPNTLFLMAGDTLSPSVESTFHKGKQMIDAWNALGVDFAVLGNHEFDFGPDVLVQRMKESRFTWLGANVMDKRTARPFGDTPPFVIREVGGVKVGIFGVLLGKTKYSSKPGPDVYFTDTCQKAREIVPKMRAEGAQVVIALTHLFVAEDKVLARCAPIDLIIGGHEHVMMQAVSNGTPIVKMSSEARELGRVTMHVGTQSHKLKSMDFAVLPVTPDVPEDAAFAQAMHEYDALLAELSQPVGRTAVELDAMEETNRTHETNLASFVADAYRKATGAEVALINGGSIRSDSILRPGPLTRRDVLAIHPFPGSVVSIEVTGAVLRQALEQGVSRSAEETDPGRFPQVSGIKYAFDVCRPVGERIVRVTVNGEPLDPKRTYTLATNSYMSGGGDGYTMFKGAKYRVSPEKGRSTQDVLRDAFSSAEAIAPTTDGRIERLRGGTRDIATKKEDQDVLDCPTVAAQ, encoded by the coding sequence ATGTCCTTCCAGTCCCTCCTGCACCCGAGATCCCTGGCCTCGTCCCTGGCTGCCCTGCTCCTCGCTGGCTGCGCGTCGCTGCCGCGGAGCGGGTCCGCGCCCACCGCGAAAGCGGCCTCCGAGTCCGAGCAGGACGACGAGCCCACCGTCACGCTCACGCTGCTGCACGTCAACGACGTGTACCAGTTCACGCCGGTGGACTTCGGGGGCCGGGGCGGACTGGCGCGGCTGTCCACGCTGCGCAAGCAGGTGCTGGCCGAGTCCCCGAACACGCTCTTCCTGATGGCCGGTGACACGCTGTCGCCCTCGGTGGAATCCACCTTCCACAAGGGCAAGCAGATGATCGACGCGTGGAACGCGCTGGGCGTGGACTTCGCGGTGCTCGGCAACCACGAGTTCGACTTCGGTCCGGACGTGCTGGTGCAGCGCATGAAGGAGTCGCGCTTCACCTGGCTGGGTGCCAACGTGATGGACAAGCGGACGGCCCGCCCCTTCGGCGACACCCCACCCTTCGTCATCCGTGAGGTGGGCGGCGTGAAGGTGGGCATCTTCGGCGTGCTGCTGGGCAAGACGAAGTACAGCTCCAAGCCGGGACCGGACGTGTACTTCACGGACACGTGCCAGAAGGCCCGGGAGATCGTCCCGAAGATGCGGGCGGAGGGCGCCCAGGTCGTCATCGCGCTCACGCACCTGTTCGTGGCCGAGGACAAGGTGCTCGCCCGCTGCGCGCCCATCGACCTCATCATCGGAGGCCACGAGCACGTGATGATGCAGGCGGTGTCCAACGGCACGCCCATCGTCAAGATGTCGTCCGAGGCGCGGGAGCTGGGCCGCGTCACGATGCACGTGGGCACGCAGAGCCACAAGCTCAAGAGCATGGACTTCGCCGTGCTGCCGGTGACGCCCGACGTGCCGGAGGACGCCGCCTTCGCCCAGGCGATGCACGAGTACGACGCGCTGCTGGCCGAGCTCTCCCAGCCCGTGGGCCGCACGGCCGTGGAGCTGGATGCGATGGAGGAGACCAACCGCACCCACGAGACGAACCTGGCCTCCTTCGTGGCGGATGCGTACCGCAAGGCCACGGGCGCGGAGGTGGCGCTGATCAACGGAGGCTCCATCCGCTCGGATTCGATCCTGAGACCGGGCCCGCTGACCCGGCGCGACGTGCTGGCGATTCATCCCTTCCCGGGCTCGGTGGTGAGCATCGAGGTGACGGGCGCGGTGCTGCGCCAGGCGCTCGAGCAGGGCGTGAGCCGCAGCGCCGAGGAGACGGATCCTGGCCGCTTCCCTCAGGTCTCCGGCATCAAGTACGCCTTCGACGTGTGCCGGCCCGTGGGGGAGCGCATCGTGCGCGTCACCGTGAATGGCGAGCCGTTGGATCCGAAGCGCACGTACACGCTCGCCACCAACTCGTACATGTCGGGCGGTGGAGACGGTTACACGATGTTCAAGGGCGCGAAGTACCGCGTCTCGCCCGAGAAGGGCCGCTCCACGCAGGACGTGCTGCGCGACGCCTTCTCCTCGGCCGAGGCCATCGCGCCGACCACGGATGGCCGCATCGAGCGGCTGCGCGGTGGAACGCGGGACATCGCGACGAAGAAGGAAGACCAGGACGTACTGGACTGTCCGACCGTGGCGGCGCAGTGA
- a CDS encoding MFS transporter translates to MKTALKTPMKLGLLTSLYLSQGLPFGFFTQALPVLLRKQGLSLPAIGLAHLLALPWALKFLWAPLMDRYGSERLGRRRGYILPLQFLSAVLLLVLALPEGTVSVRALLVAVLLVNLLAATQDVATDGLAVDLLEPRELGWGNGIQVAGYRVGMILGGGLMLVLFDALGWRLTLLSLGAMLLVATVPVALFREPPSPAPPHEGTGLLPWLRDSLLYWMHRPGAGAWLTLLVLFKAGENLATGMLRTFLVDVGLSLSQVGWMLGFVGFTTGLLGALAGGALVNRLGRRRALLVFGTLQAGAVLLYALAARGASLPVLALVCGVEHLTSGMATAALFTVMMETCRPEHAASDYTVQASLVVLATGGAAAVSGFSAQALGYAWHFTLSAAVCAVAVVWVLFTFHPPRAFVSGGQPEVS, encoded by the coding sequence ATGAAGACCGCGCTGAAGACCCCCATGAAGCTGGGGCTGCTCACGAGCCTCTATCTCTCCCAGGGCCTGCCCTTCGGCTTCTTCACCCAGGCGCTGCCGGTGCTGCTGCGCAAGCAGGGCCTGTCGCTGCCCGCCATCGGACTGGCCCACCTGCTCGCGCTGCCGTGGGCGCTCAAGTTCCTCTGGGCCCCGCTGATGGACCGGTACGGCTCGGAGCGCCTGGGACGGCGGCGCGGCTACATCCTCCCGCTGCAGTTCCTCTCGGCGGTGCTGCTCCTGGTCCTCGCGCTGCCCGAGGGCACCGTGAGCGTGCGGGCGCTCCTCGTGGCCGTGCTGCTCGTCAACCTGCTGGCGGCCACGCAGGACGTGGCCACGGACGGGCTCGCGGTGGACCTGCTCGAGCCGAGGGAGCTCGGCTGGGGCAATGGCATCCAGGTGGCGGGCTACCGGGTGGGAATGATCCTCGGAGGCGGGCTGATGCTCGTCCTCTTCGACGCACTGGGCTGGCGCCTCACCCTGCTGAGCCTGGGCGCGATGCTGCTCGTGGCCACGGTGCCGGTGGCGCTCTTCCGCGAGCCGCCCTCCCCTGCCCCACCCCACGAGGGCACGGGACTGCTCCCCTGGCTCCGCGACTCCCTGCTGTACTGGATGCACCGTCCCGGCGCGGGCGCGTGGCTCACCCTGCTGGTGCTCTTCAAGGCGGGCGAGAACCTGGCGACGGGCATGCTGCGCACGTTCCTCGTCGACGTGGGACTGAGCCTGTCGCAGGTGGGGTGGATGCTCGGGTTCGTGGGCTTCACCACCGGGCTGCTCGGCGCGCTCGCGGGCGGGGCGCTCGTCAACCGGCTGGGGCGGCGGCGGGCACTGCTCGTCTTCGGCACCCTGCAGGCGGGCGCGGTGCTCCTCTACGCCCTGGCCGCGCGAGGGGCCTCCCTCCCCGTGCTCGCGCTCGTCTGCGGCGTGGAGCACCTGACGAGCGGCATGGCCACCGCGGCCCTCTTCACGGTGATGATGGAGACGTGCCGCCCGGAGCACGCCGCGTCCGATTACACGGTGCAGGCCTCGCTCGTGGTGCTGGCCACCGGCGGTGCCGCGGCCGTGAGTGGCTTCAGCGCCCAGGCACTCGGCTATGCGTGGCACTTCACACTCTCGGCGGCCGTCTGCGCCGTGGCCGTGGTCTGGGTGTTGTTCACCTTCCATCCGCCCCGGGCCTTCGTGTCCGGGGGACAACCGGAGGTGTCGTGA
- a CDS encoding 2-hydroxyacid dehydrogenase, protein MERPRRPRVFVTRQLPGDGLARLAAQVSLRVWEEQLPPPREVLLDEARRSEGLLTLLTDRLDEPLLAQAPSLRAISNMAVGYDNIDVAACTARRIPVGNTPGVLTETTADFAFALLMGLARRVAEADAYVRAGNWRTWEPGLLLGSDVHGATLGLVGLGAIGEAVARRARGFGMRLLYVNRRPRPDLEVELGLTRVDKATLLAESDFVSLHVPLNAETRHWMGRAELAAMKPGALLVNTARGPVVDQAALVEALARGHLGGAALDVTDPEPLPPDSALLNLPNVLLAPHIASASHATRGRMASMAVDNLLAALEGRKPPHCVNPELFT, encoded by the coding sequence ATGGAACGCCCCAGACGCCCCCGAGTTTTCGTCACCCGACAACTCCCCGGAGACGGTCTCGCCCGGCTGGCCGCTCAGGTCTCACTCCGCGTGTGGGAGGAGCAGTTGCCTCCCCCCCGTGAAGTGTTGCTGGACGAGGCCCGGCGGTCCGAGGGGCTGCTCACCCTGCTGACCGACCGGTTGGACGAGCCCCTGCTCGCCCAGGCGCCCTCCCTGCGGGCCATCAGCAACATGGCGGTGGGGTACGACAACATCGATGTGGCGGCCTGTACAGCCCGGCGCATCCCGGTGGGAAACACGCCGGGCGTCCTCACGGAGACGACGGCGGACTTCGCCTTCGCCCTGCTGATGGGGCTGGCGAGGCGGGTGGCGGAGGCGGACGCGTACGTGCGCGCGGGCAACTGGCGGACGTGGGAGCCGGGTCTGCTGCTGGGCTCGGACGTGCACGGGGCGACACTGGGCCTGGTGGGGCTGGGCGCCATCGGGGAGGCGGTGGCGAGGCGGGCGCGCGGCTTCGGCATGCGGCTGCTGTACGTCAACCGCCGGCCCCGGCCGGACCTGGAGGTGGAGCTGGGCCTCACGCGCGTGGACAAGGCCACGCTGCTGGCCGAGTCGGACTTCGTCTCCCTGCACGTGCCGCTCAACGCGGAGACCCGGCACTGGATGGGACGGGCGGAGCTCGCGGCCATGAAGCCGGGCGCCCTGCTGGTGAACACGGCGCGAGGCCCGGTGGTGGACCAGGCCGCGCTGGTGGAGGCGCTGGCCCGTGGGCACCTGGGCGGCGCCGCGCTGGACGTGACGGACCCGGAACCCCTTCCTCCCGACAGTGCGTTGTTGAATCTCCCCAATGTCCTGCTCGCCCCGCATATCGCGAGCGCGAGCCACGCCACCCGTGGGCGCATGGCGTCCATGGCGGTGGACAACCTCCTCGCGGCATTGGAGGGGCGCAAGCCTCCCCACTGCGTCAACCCGGAGCTCTTCACATGA
- a CDS encoding TetR family transcriptional regulator, whose protein sequence is MARPSNTEERRQQIVQGLLRVMAERGYERASIAEIAKAAGLSAGLVHYHFTEKQEILLTLVEQLAARVRERVKARLERAKDGARAQVDAFLDAFLATGDGADPASVAAWVTISAEAVRQPEVREAYEKVVRADLEHLEELVGAVVGRRRARAVAAGLFAAVQGYFVLSAAAPDVIPSGSAAGTVKRMAAGLLDAAESSEGT, encoded by the coding sequence ATGGCCCGCCCATCGAACACGGAGGAGCGCCGGCAGCAGATCGTCCAGGGACTGCTGCGAGTCATGGCGGAGCGTGGCTACGAGCGAGCGTCCATCGCGGAGATAGCGAAGGCGGCGGGGCTGAGCGCGGGGCTGGTGCACTACCACTTCACGGAGAAGCAGGAGATCCTCCTGACGCTGGTGGAGCAGCTCGCGGCGCGAGTGCGCGAGCGGGTGAAGGCGCGGCTGGAGCGGGCAAAGGACGGAGCGCGGGCGCAGGTGGACGCCTTCCTGGATGCATTCCTGGCCACGGGAGACGGAGCGGATCCGGCCTCGGTGGCGGCGTGGGTGACCATCAGCGCGGAGGCGGTGCGGCAGCCCGAGGTGCGCGAGGCTTACGAGAAGGTGGTGCGCGCGGACCTGGAGCACCTGGAGGAGCTGGTCGGCGCGGTGGTGGGCCGCCGGAGGGCGCGGGCGGTGGCGGCGGGACTGTTCGCGGCGGTGCAGGGCTACTTCGTGCTGTCGGCGGCGGCGCCGGACGTGATTCCGTCGGGCTCCGCGGCGGGAACGGTGAAGCGCATGGCCGCGGGGCTGCTCGACGCGGCGGAGTCCTCGGAGGGCACATGA
- a CDS encoding MBL fold metallo-hydrolase, which translates to MSLSFVTLGVGDAFSALRYSSCLALEAEGQVLLVDCPHPIRKMMREASQSSGVELDVDRVSGLVLTHLHADHSSGVEGLGYFSFFVLKRKLRLLAHPEVKRRLWEGHLAAGMEDLIRKPGGEPQRHEFEDYFEPLALSTEEAVHFGPFSIECRRTYHHVPTTALRIRAGGRCLGYSADTAYDEGLIAWLAQADLVVHETNYGVHTPYEKLAALPVELRAKMRLIHYPDDFELDASNIEPLVQGRRYTV; encoded by the coding sequence ATGAGCCTGTCCTTCGTCACCCTCGGCGTCGGCGACGCCTTCTCCGCACTGCGCTACTCCTCGTGCCTGGCGCTCGAGGCCGAGGGCCAGGTGCTGCTGGTGGACTGTCCGCACCCCATCCGCAAGATGATGCGCGAGGCCAGCCAGTCTTCGGGTGTGGAGCTGGACGTGGATCGCGTCTCGGGCCTCGTCCTCACCCACCTGCACGCGGACCACAGCTCGGGCGTGGAGGGGCTCGGTTACTTCTCCTTCTTCGTGCTGAAACGGAAGCTGCGGCTGCTCGCCCACCCGGAGGTGAAGCGCCGGCTCTGGGAGGGCCACCTCGCGGCGGGCATGGAGGATCTCATCCGCAAGCCGGGCGGAGAGCCCCAGCGGCACGAGTTCGAGGACTACTTCGAGCCGCTCGCGCTCTCCACGGAGGAGGCCGTGCACTTCGGGCCCTTCTCCATCGAGTGCCGCCGCACGTACCACCACGTGCCCACCACGGCCCTGCGCATCCGAGCAGGTGGGCGCTGCCTGGGCTACAGCGCGGACACGGCCTATGACGAGGGCCTCATCGCCTGGCTCGCCCAGGCGGATCTCGTGGTGCACGAGACGAACTACGGCGTGCACACACCTTATGAGAAGCTCGCCGCACTGCCGGTGGAGCTGCGCGCGAAGATGCGGCTCATCCACTACCCGGATGACTTCGAGCTCGACGCGAGCAACATCGAGCCACTCGTGCAGGGGCGCCGCTACACGGTGTGA
- a CDS encoding YdcF family protein has protein sequence MFVFLSKILDLLLSPLTWSLLLGVAGLVVRRRRARLATWLQGLGLAVLYVFSTDPVANGLQVWVEAGAVSTYRPDVTYDAVIVLGGAVDSSAIERSGMPEYNPAVERVLRGFELLREGHARQVLFTAGTIDTRPEALVEADVLSKQLQTWGIPPERIVTEGRSRNTRENAVESERIIREKGWKTLLMVTSAAHMPRAQATFAAVGLKPDTLAVDVRAREWIIRSTWWQPRAANLSTGTDALRELFGRFVYRLRGWA, from the coding sequence GTGTTCGTCTTCCTATCGAAGATATTGGATCTGCTGCTCTCGCCGCTCACCTGGAGCTTGCTGCTGGGCGTGGCGGGCCTGGTGGTGCGCCGGAGGCGGGCGAGGCTGGCGACGTGGCTGCAGGGGCTCGGGCTGGCGGTGCTGTACGTCTTCTCCACGGATCCGGTGGCCAACGGCCTGCAGGTCTGGGTGGAGGCGGGCGCGGTGTCCACGTACCGGCCGGACGTGACCTATGACGCCGTCATCGTGCTGGGCGGGGCGGTGGACTCGTCCGCCATCGAGCGCTCGGGGATGCCCGAGTACAACCCGGCGGTGGAGCGCGTCCTGCGCGGGTTCGAACTGCTGCGGGAGGGGCATGCGCGCCAGGTGCTCTTCACGGCGGGCACGATCGACACGCGGCCGGAGGCGCTGGTGGAGGCGGACGTGCTGTCGAAGCAGCTCCAGACGTGGGGGATTCCACCCGAGCGGATCGTCACCGAGGGACGCAGCCGGAACACGCGGGAGAACGCGGTGGAGTCGGAGCGCATCATCCGGGAGAAGGGGTGGAAGACCCTGCTGATGGTGACGAGCGCGGCGCACATGCCCCGGGCGCAGGCGACCTTCGCGGCGGTGGGGCTGAAGCCGGACACGCTGGCGGTGGACGTGCGCGCGCGCGAGTGGATCATCCGAAGCACCTGGTGGCAGCCGAGGGCCGCGAACCTGTCAACGGGGACGGACGCGCTGCGGGAGCTGTTCGGGCGCTTCGTCTACCGGCTGCGGGGCTGGGCCTGA
- a CDS encoding adenine phosphoribosyltransferase: MSNSPLFVPGHDSTLLEDVKARIRDVQDFPKPGILFKDVTPVLADPHLFGRVVNAMAAPFRGRHITKVVGVEARGFLLGAPIALALHAGFAPARKPGKLPWHTVTERYALEYGDDGLQLHEDAVARGDRVLIVDDLLATGGTADATAKLVTKLGGEVVGYSVLISLDFLPGRERLGREKVCALISY; the protein is encoded by the coding sequence ATGAGCAACTCCCCTCTCTTCGTCCCCGGCCACGACTCCACCCTCCTCGAGGACGTGAAGGCGCGCATCCGAGACGTACAGGACTTCCCCAAGCCGGGCATCCTCTTCAAGGACGTGACGCCGGTGCTCGCGGATCCGCACCTCTTCGGGCGGGTGGTGAACGCGATGGCGGCGCCCTTCCGCGGCCGGCACATCACCAAGGTGGTGGGCGTGGAGGCTCGCGGCTTCCTGCTGGGCGCCCCCATCGCCCTGGCGCTGCACGCGGGCTTCGCCCCGGCGCGCAAGCCGGGGAAGCTGCCCTGGCACACGGTGACGGAGCGCTACGCGCTGGAGTACGGAGACGACGGGCTGCAGCTCCACGAGGACGCGGTGGCTCGCGGAGACCGGGTGCTCATCGTGGACGACCTGCTGGCCACGGGCGGCACGGCGGACGCCACGGCGAAGCTGGTGACGAAGCTGGGGGGCGAGGTGGTGGGCTACAGCGTCCTCATCTCGCTGGACTTCCTGCCCGGACGCGAGCGCCTGGGCCGGGAGAAGGTCTGCGCGCTGATCTCCTACTGA